The stretch of DNA GCACCGACCTCGGTGCCGGGTGCCGGCGGTGCGGCCAGCCCGGTGAGCACGATGTCGAAGAAGACCGTGCCGCTGAGGGCGAGGTCGACCGCGGGCCCGCCGCCGCCCTCCTCGGCGCGCTCCTCGGCGAGTACGTCCGCCGGCTCTCCGACCAGCGGCGCGGACTCCAGTGCGCGCATCCGGTCCTCCATCAGCGTCCTCCCCCCTCGGGATCCGCGGCCGTCGGCCGCGCCACCCGTCCCGGGTGCGTCCTTGAAGGCTACGCAACGACCCCCGGTCGTGCCCGCCCTCGGCGGAGACCCTCCGGGGCGCCGCCCCTCCGCCGCTTCGCGGTCCCACCAGTAGCGTGGGATCCGGCGGAGCGACGGGCGGCCGGAAAGGGCGGGCGTGATGCGGCTGACGATCCTCGGCGGAGGCGGGTTCCGGGTGCCGCTGGTGCACCGGGCGCTGCTGGACGACGCGGCCCGGGGCGACGCGGTCATCGACGAGGTGGTGCTGCACGATACCGACCCGTCCCGGGTGCGCGCGATCGAGGCGGTGCTGGCCGCGCAGGCGGAGCGCTCCCCTGCGGTGCTGCCGGTCCGCGCCGAGCCGGACCGGCGGGCCGCGCTGCGCGGGGCCGGCATGGTCTTCTCCGCGATGCGGGTGGGCGGCCTGCCCGGCAGGGTGCTCGACGAGCGGGTGGCGCTGGAGGCCGGGGTGATCGGCCAGGAGACGGTGGGCGCCGGCGGGATCTCCTACGGGCTGCGCACCCTGCCGGTGGCGCTGGCCGCCGCCCGGGACATCGCCGAGGCCGCCCCGCAGGCCTGGACGGTCAACTTCACCAACCCGGCCGGCCTGGTCACCGAGGCGATGGCCGGCGTGCTGGGCGAGCGGGTGCTCGGCATCTGCGACTCCCCGGTGGGGCTGGGCCGGCGCGCCGCGCGCGCCCTGGGGCTGGACCCGGCGCGGGTGCGGGTGGACTACGCGGGTCTGAACCACCTGGGCTGGGTGCGCGGCCTGCACGCGGACGGCCGGGACCGGCTGGGCGAGCTGCTCGCCGACGACGAGGCGCTGGCCTCCTTCGAGGAGGGGCGGCTGTTCGGCGCCGAGTGGCTGCGCGCGATCGGCGCGCTGCCCAACGAGTACCTGCACTACTACTACATGTCCCGGGAGGCGCTGGCCGCGGCCGGGCGGGCGGAGCGCACCCGGGGCGAGCAGATCATCGGGCAGCAGGCCCGGTTCTACGCCGAGGCCGCTGCGGATCCGGCGGGCGCCGGGGAGCTGTGGGAGCGGGCCCGGCTGGCCCGCGAGGAGAGCTACATGGCGGACAACCGGAGCGCCGCGGGCGGGTTCCGGCGCGACGCCGCCGACCTGGCCGGGGGCGGCTACGAGGAGGTCGCCCTGGCGGTGATGCGCGCGATCGCCCGGGACGAGCCGGCCCGGCTGATCGTGAACACCGTCGGCCGCGGCGCGCTGCCGGGGGTCGACCCCGGCGCGGTGGTGGAGCTGCCCTGCACGGTGGACGCCTCCGGCGCCCGCCCGGAGCCGGCCGCGCCGCTCGCACCGCACCAGGCCGCCCTGGTCCTGGCGGTCAAGTCGGTGGAGCGCGACGTGGTGGAGGCGGTGCGCACCGGTTCGCGGACCGCGGCGCTGCGCGCGCTGGCCACCCACCCGCTGGTCGATTCGGTGTCGACCGCGCGCACCCTGCTGGCGGAATATCTCAAGGCGTTCCCGGAGCTGGAGCAGGTGCTGCCGCACCGTTGAGCGGCCGCAGCGACGACGAGGGAGTGGGCATGGACGACGTGCTGGTCAGGACGGAGCTGGAGACCGGGGAGGCGGAGCGGGTGCTCGCGCTCGCCGAGGAGGCCCGCGCCCTGGACGGGGCCGAGGCGCTCTCCGAGCAGACCCTGCTGCGGGTCCGGCACGGCTCCGAGGGCGGCACGGCCCGCTTCCACCTGCGCTACGAGGAGGGCGCGCTGGCCGGCTTCGCGCTCGCCGAGCGGTCGGGTTCCGAACCGGACTCCGCGGAACTGGTGGTGGCGCCGGGCCGGCGGCGGCGCGGGCACGGCACCGCCCTGGTCCGGTCGCTGCTGCGGGATGCAGGGGCGTCCGGATTGCGGGTGTGGGCGCACGGCCGGCTGCCGGCCGCGGTGGCGATGGCCGAGGCGCTGGGCTGGCGGCAGGCGCGCGGCCTGCTGAAGATGCGGATGCCGCTGCGCGGCGCGGACGGCGCCCCGGTGGCGCTGCCCGAGCCCGCCCCGTCGGCGGAGGTCGCCGAGGCGCTCACGGTCCGCGCCTTCCGGGCCGGGTCGGACGAGGAGGCGTGGCTGCGCACCAACGCCGCGGCCTTCGCCGACCACCCCGAGCAGGGCGCGGTGACCCTGTCCGACCTGCGTCAGCGCGAGGCCGAGCCGTGGTTCGACCCGGAGGGCTTCTTCGTCGCCGAGGAGAGCGGCGGCGCGCTGGCCGGGTTCCACTGGACCAAGGTGCACGCCGACGGCGCCGGCCTGACCGACGGCGAGCCGGTGGGCGAGGTCTACGTGGTGGGCGTGCACCCCTCCTGGCAGGGCACCGGCCTGGGCCGGCTGCTCACCCTGGCCGGCATCCGCCACCTGCGCGACCGCGGCCTGCCCTGGGTGCTGCTCTACGTCGACGAGGAGAACCGCCCGGCGGTCCGGCTGTACGAGTCCCTCGGCTTCGAGGTCTGGGACGCCGACGTGATGTACGCCCCGGGCGGCTGACCAGCCGGGCAGTCGGCCCGCGGAGGGCGAGGAGAGCGGAGAGAGCGAGGCGCCGTCTTGGCGTCCTGAACTGTTGCCGGCTCCCTGCCCGTCCACCTCGACCCCACGTTCACCTGCGGCGCAGCCCCGCGCCCGCCCGCAGGATCGCACCTCCCCGCGGTGCAGCCCTACCTCAACGTCACCGTGACAGCGCGGGCCGGGGTAGGCGGGAAGTCGCGGCGAGGCCCGGGGCGCGGCAGGAGGCGGTGCCGGGCCGAGGTGCGGCGGAAAGGCAAAGGTGGGACCGGGACCCGACAAGGTGGGCGCGGGGCTCGACGAGGCGGTGCTGTGGCGGAGGTAGCGCCGCGCCGCGGGCAGGAGGGGCACCGCGGGGTGTCGCGCGCGAAGAGCGGGTGTGCGTGCACGGGGCACGGTTATGGTGGGCGGATGGCACGGGAGCGGTACGGGGCCGAGGTGGCCGAGGCGTTGGGGGCGCTGCTGCGCCGGGAGACCCGGGCCCGGCTCTATGCGGCGCTGACCGAGGGCGCGGCCGGGGTGGACGAGGCGTCCTACCCGGTGATCAGCGGCCTGGCCCGGCGCGGGCCGTGCACCGCGGCCGAGCTCGCGTCCGACGTCGGGCTGGACCGGTCGGTGGTCAGCCGGCGCGCCACCGCCCTGCAGTCGGCCGGGCTGCTCGCCCGCTCACCGGACCCGCGGGACCGGCGGGGCACCCTGCTAGAGCTCACCCCCGCCGGACGGGCGGCCGTCGCCGAGATGCGCGACCGGCTGGCCGCGGCGGTCGACGCCCACCTGGCGGGGGTGCCCGATGCCGATGCGGCCGCCTTCGCCCGGGTGCTCCGCGGATTCGTCGAGCACGGCCCGTTCTCCGAAGGCGTCCCCGCTCCGCCCTCCGCGGGCGCCTCCGCCGCCTCCAAGGGTGTCCCCGCCGGCTCCGAAGGCGCCCCGGCCGCGGACTGACCCGGGAGGGCGCGTCGTCCGGGTCCGCGGTCGGCGCCGGTTCCGGTCCGGCCGGAAGCGCTCGAGCCGCCGGGCCGTCTCGCGGCGGAGTCCCGGGGTCACCGCCGGTGGCGGCCCTCCGGAGGGATGGGACGGGGCGCCGGCGGCGGTCCGGCGGAAGTGCCGCGGGCGCCGCCCCGGCCCTGGACAACCGCCCTGATCAGGGGCGATAGCGTGAGCGTGGCGCCTTGGCCCGCCCGGCGCGCCGTGGTTAACCTCACGTCCACATGTTTTCCCTCTCGTCTTCCGGCAATCTCGGCCCCTCGTTCACCCTCCGTTCACCCCGCCTGGGACAGCTGGTCACCTCGCCTCCCTAACGTCACATTCGACGAGGTCAACGGAGGTTGGCGGAACAATCCGGACAAAGATCCGCATGGACGGGCAATCTCCATCCCCCCGCTCCTCGTCGCACGACGACACGTTCGGACGTCCAGAGAGAGGACACCGGGGCTGTGAAGCTCTTCAAGTACGGCCGGTTCGCCGGTTACGCCGGGGTCGCGCTCGCCGGGGCCATGGCCCTCTCCGCGTGCGGCAGCGACGCGGCGGTCGACCCCGAGGAGACCGGCGGCGCCGCCGCGAACGCGGACTGCGTCGAGGGCGGCGGGACGCTCTCCGGTGCCGGGGCCAGCTCCCAGGAGAACGCCATGGCCGCCTGGATCGCCGGCTACCAGGGCGCCTGCACCGACACCACGGTCGAGTACGACGCGGTCGGCTCGGGTGCGGGGCGCTCCCAGTTCATCGACGGCTCGGTCGCCTTCGCCGGCTCCGACGCCGCACTGGACGAGGACGAGACCGAGCAGGCCACCGAGCGCTGCGGCTCCGAGGTGGTCAACCTCCCGGCCTACATCTCGCCCATCGCGGTCGCCTTCAACCTGGAGGGCGTCGACTCCCTCAACCTCACCCCCGAGGTCATCGCGGACATCTTCAACCAGAAGATCACCTCCTGGGACGACGAGGCGATCAAGGAGGCCAACCCGGACGTCGACCTCCCCTCCACCGACATCGTCCCGGTGAACCGCTCCGACGAGTCGGGCACCACCGAGAACTTCGTCGCCTACCTCGCCGAGGCCGCGGGCGACGCCTGGCCGCACGAGGTCAGCGGCGACTGGCCGATCGAGCCGGTCGAGGCCGCCCAGGGCTCCTCCGGTGTGGTCTCCGCCATCGAGGGCGGCCAGGGCACCATCGGCTACGTGGACGCCTCGCACGCCGGCGAGCTGGGCACCGCCTCGGTCGGCGTCGGGGACGAGTTCGTCGCCTACAGCCCCGAGGCCGCGGCCTCCATCGTGGACGCCTCCCCGGCCCGCGAGTCCAACACCGAGAACGACCACGCGATCGAGCTCGACTACACCACCGACCAGGCCGACGCCTACCCGATCGTGCTGGTCAGCTACGAGGTGGCGTGCATGGAGTACGAGGACCAGGCCGACGCCGACCTCGCCAAGAGCTTCCTGTCCTACGTGGTCAGCGAGGAGGGCCAGCAGGTCGCGGCCGACGAGGCCGGCTCCGCCCCGCTGAGCGCCGACACCCGGGAGGCCCTGCAGGCCACCATCGACAAGATCGCGGCGGGTGCCTGATCACCCGGCCACGGCCCCGTCTCCGGGCGGGGGTCGCACCGAGCGGTGCGGCCCCCGCCCTGGCGGCGTTTCCGGCCGTCCGGACCGGCATGGCCGAAGCGCCCGTCCGGACACCTCAGAATGTAAACGGCCCTGTCATGGCATGTCCCGAGGACAACCCATGTTCGCCCGGGGGCGAATCTTGACCCATTTCGACCGGAGTCTCACATGAGCACCACGGACTCGTCTACGGCGGCCCCTGCATCCCAGGGGAAGCGCCGTATCGGCGACGTCGTCTTCGCCAACACGGCACGCGGATCGGGGGTGCTGATCCTCCTGATCCTCGCCGGAGTCGCGGCCTTCCTGCTGATCCAGTCCTTCGACTCGCTCTCCGCGAACACGGCGAACTTCCTCACCACCGAGGAGTGGGACGCCAACACCCGGGAGAACCCCGCGTTCGGCGTCGCGGCGCTGGCCTTCGGCACCGTGCTGGCCGCGGCGATCGCGCTGCTGATCGCCACCCCGGTCGCCATCGGCATCGCGCTGTTCATCGTCTACTACGCCCCGCGGCGGCTGGCCGCGGTGCTCGGCTACATCGTGGACCTGCTGGCGGCGATCCCCAGCGTGGTCTACGGCCTGTGGGGCATCGGGTACCTCGTCTTCCAGCTGCACGACTTCTACCAGCTGCTGGAGCGCTACCTCGGCTGGATCCCGCTGTTCTCCGGCCCGATCTCCACCACCGGCCGCACCATGCTCAGCGCGGGCATCGTGCTGGCGGTGATGATCCTGCCGATCATCACCGCGATGTCCCGGGACGTCTTCCAGCAGGTGCCGCAGGGCCACCGGGAGGCCGCGCTGGCGCTGGGCTCCACCCGCTGGGAGATGATCCGGATGGCCGTGCTGCCGTTCGGCCGCCCGGGCGTCATCGGCGGCGCCATGCTGGGCCTGGGCCGGGCCCTCGGCGAGACCATGGCGGTCGCGATGATCCTCTCCCCGTCCCTGATCATCTCCCCCTTCCTGCTGCAGAGCGGGAACCAGACCATCGCGGCGCACATCGCGCTGCAGTACCCCGAGGCGACCGGCTACGGCGTCTCCGCGCTGATCGCCGCGGGCCTGGTCCTCTTCGCCATCACCTTGGTCGTCAACATGGGTGCGCGGTTCGTCGTCGCGCGGCGCAAGGAGTTCTCCTAAATGACCACCACGACCCGAACCCCGTCCACCGGCGCCCCCGGCGACGGTCCGGCGCAGCGCCAGCCCCGGCTGCTCAGCGGTTCGCTGCCGCGGTTCGCCCCGCCGGCCGTGCTGGTCGCCGCAGCCCTGGTCTCCGCCGGCGTGCTCGCCGCCCTGGGCGCGTTCAGCTGGCCCGGGACCGCGGTGCTGACCGCGCTGCTCTACCTGGTCGCCATCGTGATCGCCTCGACCGCGGCGGAGAACGCCCGCAAGGCCAAGGACCGCCTGGTCACCGGCGTCGTCTACATCTGCTTCGCGCTGGCCATGCTGCCGCTGCTGTCGCTGCTGTCCACGGTGCTGATCAACGGCCTGGAGCGGCTGGACGGCTACTTCCTCACCGTCTCCATGAACGGCGTGACGCCGAGCATGGACGCCGGCGGCGTCTACCACGCCATCGTGGGCACCGTGGCGATCACCCTGCTCGCCGCCCTCATCTCCATCCCGATCGGCCTGTTCACCGCGATCTACCTGGTCGAGTACGGCAAGGGCCGGCTGGCCAAGGCGATCACCTTCTTCGTCGACGTGATGACCGGCATCCCCTCCATCGTGGCCGGCCTGTTCGTCGTCGCGCTGTGGATGATGGTCTTCGGCCCCGGCGAGACCAACGGCGCCGCCGGCGCGGTCTCGCTGGCGGTGCTGATGATCCCGGTGGTGGTCCGGTCCAGCGAGGAGATGCTCCGGCTGGTCCCCAACGAGCTGCGCGAGGCCTCCTACGCGCTGGGCGTGCCCAAGTGGCTGACCATCGTGAAGGTGGTGCTGCCCACCGCCATCGCCGGACTCACCACGGGAATCATGCTCGCCCTGGCCCGCGTTATCGGTGAGACGGCGCCGCTGGTCCTCACCGCGGGGTCCTCGGCGGTCGCGATCAACTGGAACCTGTTCGACGGGCAGATGATGAGCCTCCCGGTGTTCATCTACGCGCAGGTGCGGATGGGCGGCGCGATCAACATGGAGCGCGCCTGGGCCGCCGCGCTGACGCTGATCGTCATCGTGATGCTGCTCTTCCTCGCCGCCCGGCTGATCTCCCGCTTCTTCGCCCCCAAGCTCGGCCGCTGACCGGCACCCCGACGACCCACCACGAACTTCACGGAACATCTGAGGACATCCAGTGGCCAAACGAATCGACGTCTCCGGGCTGCACGTGTACTACGGCGACTTCCTCGCCGTCGAGGACGTCTCCATGACCATCGAGCCCCGGTCGGTGACCGCCTTCATCGGCTCCTCCGGCTGCGGCAAGTCGACCTTCCTGCGCACCCTCAACCGGATGCACGAGGTGACCCCCGGCGCCCGCGTCGAGGGCAAGGTCATGCTGGACGACATGGACATCTACGGGCCCGACGTGGACCCGGTCCAGGTCCGGCGGGAGATCGGCATGGTCTTCCAGAAGGCCAACCCGTTCCCCACCATGTCGATCTACGACAACGTCATCGCCGGCGCCAAGCTGAACAACAAGCGGCTGAGCAAGGCCCAGGCCGACGAGATCGTGGAGCGCTCGCTGCGCGGGGCCAACCTGTGGGAGGAGGTCAAGGACCGGCTGAACAAGCCGGGCGCCGGCCTCTCCGGCGGTCAGCAGCAGCGGCTGTGCATCGCCCGCGCCACCGCGGTCGAGCCGACCGTGCTGCTGATGGACGAGCCCTGCTCGGCGCTGGACCCGATCTCCACGCTGGCCATCGAGGACCTGATCCACAAGCTCAAGGAGAACTACACGATCGTCATCGTCACCCACAACATGCAGCAGGCCGCGCGGGTGAGCGACCAGACGGCGTTCTTCAACCTGGCCGGCACCGGCAAGCCGGGCAAGCTGATCGAGATGGACGAGACCAACAAGATCTTCACCAAGCCGGAGAAGCAGGAGACCGAGAACTACATCACCGGCCGGTTCGGCTGATCCGCCGGCGGGCCCGGCGCGGGCCCGGGACGGACGGCCGAGGGCGCCCCGGAGCGGATCCGGGGCGCCCTCGCCGCACTTCGGGGGTGAGCGCCCGGCCCGGGGCGCTCCGCACCGGGCGGGGTGCGCGGCGGCCGCCGCGCACCCCGCCCGGTCAGGACTTCTTCACCACGATGCTCTCCACCGTGTTGGCGACGTGCTCGAAGGCGTCCGCGGCGGTCTCCAGCTCCTCCACCACGTCCTTGAGCTTCATCACGGTCAGCGCGTCGTACTCGCCGCTGAACAGGTGCGCCAGCAGCCGGCGGTAGATCTGGTCGGCCTGGTTCTCCAGCTGGTTGATCTCGATCCAGTACCGGGCCAGGTCGTCCATGGTGCGCAGCCGGGGCATCGCCTCCGCGGTGATCTCCGCCGCCCGCTCCAGCACCTCCACCTGGGCGATGATGCCCTTGGGCAGCCGCTCCAGGCGGTACAGGCCGATCAGGTCGACCGCGGCGTCCATCGAGTCCATGACGTCGTCCAGGGACGAGGCCAGGCGGTAGATGTCCTCCCGGTCGAACGGCGTCGCGGTCTTGCTGTTGAGCCGCCGCATGATGGCATGGGTACGCTCGTCGCCGGCGTGCTCGCAGGCGCGCATCCGCTCGCCGACGGCCTCCCGGTCGGCGTCCTCGCTGATCAGCTCGGCCAGCAGGCGCGCCCCGGTGACCAGGTTGTTCGCCGAATCGGCGAACATCTCGTAGTAGCTGTCGTCGCGCGGTCTCAGGCGCAGGCGCACATCTATCTCCCGAAGTGCGGTGGGTCGTCCGTGAGGGATGGTACGGGCACTAATCGGACAAATGGGTCGCACTTGCGGCGCGGAGGCGGGCCGTCCGGCCCCGCGCATCGGTCAGGAAGGCGCGTCACTCCCCGTTCATCGTCCGGCCGGGGGCCGCCGCGGGCCGCCCAGGAGCGGCATCATCCTATCCACCCCGGCATTTGCACTCCTCACCACGCACACCCCGCACAACGTCCCGAGAACACGACGGAGCCGCCCGAACGGGACATGAATCACAGTAGAACACCCCCGGGCCGGGGCCGGTCAACCTGCTCTCCACCCCCTCGCCCACCGGTGTTCACCGGCGCGTCGGAACCCGTTCGCTTCGCGCCCAGTGTCCTCCCGGCCGACACTCCGGACAAGTGCCAACGAAGTGACCTGTGGAACACGCTCCTGCCCCGCCCCGCGATGATCTCGGCGTCGCCGCCGCCTCGAACGGCTTTGATGCGGCGGCGACGCCGAGATCATCGCCCTCTCGCCCCGTCGAGGTTCTAGGCTCGGGCCATGCCCGCCCGACCCACCGCCGCGCAGCGCCGGCAGGCCGCGCTGCGCACCGCGCTCGACGCCCAGCTGGCCGCCCTGGGCCGCCCGGCCTACGACGGCCCCGACAGCCCCTCCCCGATGCTGACCGCCTGCGCCCGGGCGGTGCTCGACGCGCACGACGCCGGCCTGCGCCCGGAGCGCGCCGCGGTGCGTGCCGCCGTCCGGGGCACCCTGGACGAGCTGGCCGCCCGCGCCCCCGGGCACAGCCTGGAGGTGCGGGTGCCGCCGTTCGGCGCGGTGCAGGTGATCGAGGGCCCCCGGCACACCCGGGGCACCCCGCCCGGTGTGGTGGAGACCTCCCCGGAGGTCTGGCTCGGCCTCGCGCTGGGCCGCGCCGACTGGGCCGGGGCTCTGGCCGCGCACCGGGTCTCGGCCAGCGGCGAGCGCGCCGACCTCTCCCCCTACCTGCCGCTCTGGCCCGGGGCCTGACCCCCGCCGGACGCGGCGGCACCGGGCAGGCACTAAGCTGTGGGTGTGTCGCATCCCGACGGCCGGCTCAGCATGGACATCGATCCGCTCGAACGACCCGCACAGGACGCGTGCGGTGTCTTCGGCGTCTGGGCGCCCGGCGAAGAAGTCAGCAAGCTCACCTATTTCGGCCTCTACGCGCTGCAGCACCGCGGGCAGGAATCCGCCGGCATCGCGCTGAGCGACGGCGAGCGCATCGTCGTCTACAAGGACATGGGACTGGTCTCCCAGGTCTTCAACGAGGCGACCCTGGACTCGTTGAAGGGGCACCTGGCCATCGGCCACTGCCGCTACTCCACCACCGGCTCGCCGGTGTGGGAGAACGCACAGCCCACGTTCTACACCGCCCGCGACGGCGGCCTCGCGCTGGGCCACAACGGCAACCTGATCAACACGCCCGAGCTCGCGGCGATGCTGCCGGGCGACCGGCTGGGCGCCACCACCGACACCGAGGTGCTGACCAACCTGCTGGCCTCCAGCTCCGGTCGGACCACCGAGGAGGCCGCGCTCGACGTGCTGCCCAAGGTGCAGGGCGCCTTCTCGCTGGTGTTCATGGACGAGGAGACCCTCTACGCCGCCCGGGACCCGCAGGGCATCCGCCCGTTCGTGCTGGGCCGGCTGGACAGCGGCGGGTGGGCGGTGGCCAGCGAGACGGCCGCCCTGGACATCGTCGGCGCCTCCTTCGTGCGCGAGATCGAGCCGGGCGAGCTGATCACCGTGGACGGGCGCGGCGTGCGCTCGCTCCGGTTCGCCCAGGCCGAGCCGAAGGGCTGCCTCTTCGAGTACGTCTACCTGGCCCGCCCGGACACCACCATCGCGGGCCGCAACGTCAACTCCACCCGGGTGGAGGTGGGCCGCCGGCTGGCCGCCCAGCACCCGGCCGACGCGGACCTGGTCATCCCGGTCCCCGAGTCGGGCACCCCGGCCGCGGTGGGCTACGCCCGCGGCAGCGGCATCCCGTTCGCCCAGGGCCTGGTGAAGAACTCCTACGTCGGGCGGACCTTCATCCAGCCCAGCCAGACCCTGCGCCAGCTGGGCATCCGGCTCAAGCTCAACCCGCTGCGCGACGTCATCGAGGGCAAGCGGCTGGTGGTGGTGGACGACTCCATCGTCCGCGGCAACACCCAGCGCGCCCTGGTCCGGATGCTCCGCGAGGCCGGCGCGGCCGAGGTGCACGTGCGCATCTCCAGCCCTCCGGTGATGTGGCCCTGCTACTACGGGGTGGACTTCGCCAGCAAGGCCGAGCTCATCGCCGGCAACCTGAGCACCGAGGAGATCCGCGCCTCGATCGGCGCCGACTCGCTGGCCTACATCGGGCTGGACGAGCTCACCGCCGCCACCCGGGTCTCCGCCGACCGGCTCTGCCGCGCCTGCTTCGACGGGGTGTACCCGATCGAGGTGGACGAGGCCAGCCGCGGCAAGTACCTGCTGGAGAAGGCCTGCGGCACGCCGAAGGCCGGCTCCCCGGCCTAGCCGACCCCGGCGGCGGGTGCCGCCCGCGCCCGTCCCCGGGCGCCGAGTCGAACGCAAGTGAGAGGTTTCCCCGTGGCAGAGGCTGCCAAGCCCACCTCGGCCTATGCGGCCGCCGGTGTCGACATCGCGGCCGGCGAGCGCGCCGTGGACCTGATGAAGCGGCACGTGGCCCGCACCGCCCGACCGGAGCTCGTCGCCGACGCGAGCGGCTTCGCCGGGCTGTTCCGGCTGGACACGTCGAAGTACACCGCGCCGGTGCTGGCCACCTCCACCGACGGGGTCGGCACCAAGGTGCTGCTGGCCCAGCGGATGGACAAGCACGACACGATCGGGATCGACCTGGTCGGCATGGTCGTCGACGACCTGGTGGTCTCCGGCGCCGAGCCGCTGTTCATGACCGACTACATCGCAACCGGCGCGGTGGTGCCGGAGAAGATCGCCGAGATCGTCGGCGGCATCGCCGAGGGCTGCGCCCAGGCCGGCTGCGCGCTGATCGGCGGGGAGACCGCCGAGCACCCCGGTGCGATGCGCCCCGACGAGTACGACCTGGCCGGCGCCGGCACCGGCGTGGTGGAGGCGGACGCGATCCTCGGCCCGGGCCGGGTGCGCGACGGCGACGCGGTCATCGCGATGGCCTCCTCCGGCCCGCACTCCAACGGCTACTCGCTGATCCGCCGGGTGGTGGACCAGACCGGGCTGGAGCTCTCCGAGGAGGTCCCCGAGCTCGGCGGGGTGCTCGGCGAGGTGCTGCTCACCCCGACCCGGGTCTACGCCCGGGACTGCATCGAGCTGGCCGCGCGGGTCGCGGTGCACGCCTACGCGCACATCACCGGCGGCGGGCTCGCCGCCAACCTGGAGCGCTCGCTGCCCGAAGGGCTCGGCGCGGAGCTGGACCGGTCCACCTGGTCGCCCCAGCCGGTCTTCCGGTTCATCGCCGAGCGCGGCGGGATCTCCCGGGAGGACATGGAGGCCACGTTCAACATGGGTGTCGGCATGGCGGCGCTGGTGGCCGAGGAGGACGCCGAGCGGGCCCTGGCCGTGCTGGCCGAGCGGGGCGTTCCCGCCTGGCGCGCGGGGACGGTGCGCTCCGGTGCCGACGGGGTCCGGCTGAGCGGCGAGTACGCCTGAGGGCCACGGTCCGTGACGGTGTCCGGAAACAGTGAACAGGGGCGGGTGTCCGGGGCCCGGACGCCCACCCCTGCCCGGCAGTCGGGCATGGCCGGCGTGAACCACCCGGGTGGATCGCACCGGCTATGCCCGACTGCGCACCGGCTTACTCGGTCAGGCGGAGATCGGCGGAGACCAGGGTCTTCAGCCGTCCCTTCCGACGCTGCTAGCGGAGGCTGTCCGAGCGATCGGACTCGTCCTCCGCGGGCTCGTCGGGCGAGGAGTACTTCTCCGCCAGGTCCGCGTAGCGGTCGACCAGGTCGTCGTACGGGTCCGGTTCGGACCCGTTGTCCTCAGCGACACCCAGCTCTGACCGCAGCCGGTCAAGATCGGTCCCCGCGGAGCTGTACTTCAGCCTCCGTGCGACCTTCTGCTGCTTGGCCTTGGCTCGGCCGCGCCCCATTGGCTCGACCCCCTCAACGATTGGGTTTGACGAAAACCCCAGATCACTAGCAAAACCGCAATGCCGGGCTGACGGCCGTCAGCGCACTGACGTCTGGCGCCAGCTTACGTACGGATACAACCGTACCCGGTTTGGAACCGACCTGCCTACGCCGCCCACGCCTAACGGGCGGCGCGCACGGCGGGGCGGCGCTCCGCCGTGCCCCGCCCCGGCCCGATCCGCCCGTGCACGGCGGGGTTCCGGGACTCCCCGCACCGCCCGCCCGGCGGGTGCCCGGGAAAGTGATCTGTGCCAGGATTTCGAGCGTGCTGCCCTACACCGCCTATCTCCGCGTATACCAGCCCTTGACCGCCTTCCCCAGTGCCGAGCGCGCGTACTGGCTGGAGTACGCGGAGTCGCCGGAGCGGCCGCGCAGGGCCGGTGCGGTCGCCGCGGAGCACCGGGAGAGCCTGCGCCGGCTGGTGGCGGCCCCGCCGCGGCCCGCCCCGGAGGAGGAGAGCGGCGACGCCTACGTCCGCCGGATGGGCGGGCGCACCTACATCTGCCCCTGGCAGACCCGGCTCCGCTCCTGGCTGGGGCTGCGTGAGTTCCGCACCGAGACGCCCGCCGCGCTGAGCCCGGCCTACCTGCCCGAGGCGGTGGCCCGCTCCGCCGAGGACGCGTTCCGCCGCTGGCGGGACCGGGGCGAG from Nocardiopsis composta encodes:
- the pstB gene encoding phosphate ABC transporter ATP-binding protein PstB, whose product is MAKRIDVSGLHVYYGDFLAVEDVSMTIEPRSVTAFIGSSGCGKSTFLRTLNRMHEVTPGARVEGKVMLDDMDIYGPDVDPVQVRREIGMVFQKANPFPTMSIYDNVIAGAKLNNKRLSKAQADEIVERSLRGANLWEEVKDRLNKPGAGLSGGQQQRLCIARATAVEPTVLLMDEPCSALDPISTLAIEDLIHKLKENYTIVIVTHNMQQAARVSDQTAFFNLAGTGKPGKLIEMDETNKIFTKPEKQETENYITGRFG
- a CDS encoding DUF47 domain-containing protein, whose translation is MRLRLRPRDDSYYEMFADSANNLVTGARLLAELISEDADREAVGERMRACEHAGDERTHAIMRRLNSKTATPFDREDIYRLASSLDDVMDSMDAAVDLIGLYRLERLPKGIIAQVEVLERAAEITAEAMPRLRTMDDLARYWIEINQLENQADQIYRRLLAHLFSGEYDALTVMKLKDVVEELETAADAFEHVANTVESIVVKKS
- the pstA gene encoding phosphate ABC transporter permease PstA, whose product is MTTTTRTPSTGAPGDGPAQRQPRLLSGSLPRFAPPAVLVAAALVSAGVLAALGAFSWPGTAVLTALLYLVAIVIASTAAENARKAKDRLVTGVVYICFALAMLPLLSLLSTVLINGLERLDGYFLTVSMNGVTPSMDAGGVYHAIVGTVAITLLAALISIPIGLFTAIYLVEYGKGRLAKAITFFVDVMTGIPSIVAGLFVVALWMMVFGPGETNGAAGAVSLAVLMIPVVVRSSEEMLRLVPNELREASYALGVPKWLTIVKVVLPTAIAGLTTGIMLALARVIGETAPLVLTAGSSAVAINWNLFDGQMMSLPVFIYAQVRMGGAINMERAWAAALTLIVIVMLLFLAARLISRFFAPKLGR
- the purF gene encoding amidophosphoribosyltransferase, with protein sequence MDIDPLERPAQDACGVFGVWAPGEEVSKLTYFGLYALQHRGQESAGIALSDGERIVVYKDMGLVSQVFNEATLDSLKGHLAIGHCRYSTTGSPVWENAQPTFYTARDGGLALGHNGNLINTPELAAMLPGDRLGATTDTEVLTNLLASSSGRTTEEAALDVLPKVQGAFSLVFMDEETLYAARDPQGIRPFVLGRLDSGGWAVASETAALDIVGASFVREIEPGELITVDGRGVRSLRFAQAEPKGCLFEYVYLARPDTTIAGRNVNSTRVEVGRRLAAQHPADADLVIPVPESGTPAAVGYARGSGIPFAQGLVKNSYVGRTFIQPSQTLRQLGIRLKLNPLRDVIEGKRLVVVDDSIVRGNTQRALVRMLREAGAAEVHVRISSPPVMWPCYYGVDFASKAELIAGNLSTEEIRASIGADSLAYIGLDELTAATRVSADRLCRACFDGVYPIEVDEASRGKYLLEKACGTPKAGSPA
- a CDS encoding sterol carrier family protein, producing the protein MPARPTAAQRRQAALRTALDAQLAALGRPAYDGPDSPSPMLTACARAVLDAHDAGLRPERAAVRAAVRGTLDELAARAPGHSLEVRVPPFGAVQVIEGPRHTRGTPPGVVETSPEVWLGLALGRADWAGALAAHRVSASGERADLSPYLPLWPGA
- the purM gene encoding phosphoribosylformylglycinamidine cyclo-ligase, giving the protein MAEAAKPTSAYAAAGVDIAAGERAVDLMKRHVARTARPELVADASGFAGLFRLDTSKYTAPVLATSTDGVGTKVLLAQRMDKHDTIGIDLVGMVVDDLVVSGAEPLFMTDYIATGAVVPEKIAEIVGGIAEGCAQAGCALIGGETAEHPGAMRPDEYDLAGAGTGVVEADAILGPGRVRDGDAVIAMASSGPHSNGYSLIRRVVDQTGLELSEEVPELGGVLGEVLLTPTRVYARDCIELAARVAVHAYAHITGGGLAANLERSLPEGLGAELDRSTWSPQPVFRFIAERGGISREDMEATFNMGVGMAALVAEEDAERALAVLAERGVPAWRAGTVRSGADGVRLSGEYA